Below is a genomic region from Campylobacter geochelonis.
CAAAAAACATCAAAAGTCGTGTGATTTGTAAGCATTCCTTCGCTCTCGCTTTGCATAGCTTCGCAGTTTCCATGATCGCTGATTTGTATATAAGCGTAGTTATTTTCTTTTGCTACTTTTATAATCCTGCTCAAGCACTCATCAACCGCCTCAACAGCCCTAACCGCCGCATCAAAGTTGCCCGTATGCCCGACCATATCGCCATTTGCAAAATTTACTACGATAAAGTCATGCCCAAACTCAACGCCCTTTATAACCGCATCGCACACTTCATAAGCACTCATTTGTGGCATTTCATCGTATGTTTTGACCTTTGGGCTTGGGATTAAAACTCTTGTTTCATTTAGTTTTGGCTCCTCTTTTCCACCGTTAAAAAAGAATGTTACATGAGCGTATTTTTCAGTCTCGGCAGTATGAAGCTGAGTTAGCCCAGCCTTGCTTACAATATCACTTAAAGTCTCCTTTATATCGTCATTTGCAAACAACACATCAAAGCTAAATTTATCATCGTAGTTTGTCATCGTTACTAAATTCTCTACCACTTCATCGCGCTCAAATCCATCAAATTCACTCACCGATAACGCAGATACAAGCTCCCTTGCTCTATCGTTTCTAAAATTTATAAAAACAACGCCATCATCTTTTTTTATCCCGCTAAACTCGCCAAAACTAGCAGGTTTGATAAACTCATCGGTTATATCTTTAGCATAACTTTGTTCTACATATTCGCTTGGTTTTAAGCCGGTTCTGTTTTCGCCATTTTTTATCACATCATATGCTACTTTGACTCGCTCCCACCGTTTATCTCTATCCATCGCATAAAATCTTCCGCACACAGTCGCAACGCTAAATTTAGCTTCCAAATCTTTGATAAATTTAGCTCCACTCGTTGGACTTACATCACGCCCATCAGTTATCGCATGAGCGTAAACCTTGCAACCTGCATTTTGTGCGATATCACAAACCGCGTCAAAGTGCCGTAAATGCGAATGCACACCACCATCGCTATAAAGTCCGATAACATGGATAGTTTTACACTTTTTAAAAAGCTCTTTTAACTTATCGTTTTTTACTAACTCACCGCTTTCTATGGCTTTATCGATTTTAACTAAATTTTGATAAAGCACTCGCCCACTTCCTATACACATATGCCCTACTTCGCTATTTCCCATCTGTCCATCAGGCAAGCCCACAGCAAGTCCACTAGTGCGTAAAAGTGAGTTTGGAGTATTTTTAAAAAGCCACTCATAAGTTGGCTTTTTTGCTGCTGCAAAAGCGTTAAATTTATCACTTGGGTTATATCCTATGCCATCTGTTATCACTAAAATTGTCTTTTGTTTCATGAAAGTTTCTCTTTAAATATAAAAATTTTAAATAATGTGTAAATATTTATAGCAAAATAAAGTAAATTTAAAGTTTATATTATTATAATAACATTGTTTTTAATATAATGAGGGGTCAATTATGAATAAAGCTTATAAACATATCTATAAAGAGGGCGTTGGCTGGGTTGCCGTTTCAGAGAGTTCAAGTGGACGCTCTAAGATGAGCAAAGGCTCTGTAGCAGTTGGTTTGGGATTTGTCCAAACACTTAAAACATCGTTTAGCAGCACACTTAGCTCGCTTAAGTCGCTATCTTTTGTAGCAGCACTAGCTCTTGGCATATCGACTTTGCC
It encodes:
- the gpmI gene encoding 2,3-bisphosphoglycerate-independent phosphoglycerate mutase, whose amino-acid sequence is MKQKTILVITDGIGYNPSDKFNAFAAAKKPTYEWLFKNTPNSLLRTSGLAVGLPDGQMGNSEVGHMCIGSGRVLYQNLVKIDKAIESGELVKNDKLKELFKKCKTIHVIGLYSDGGVHSHLRHFDAVCDIAQNAGCKVYAHAITDGRDVSPTSGAKFIKDLEAKFSVATVCGRFYAMDRDKRWERVKVAYDVIKNGENRTGLKPSEYVEQSYAKDITDEFIKPASFGEFSGIKKDDGVVFINFRNDRARELVSALSVSEFDGFERDEVVENLVTMTNYDDKFSFDVLFANDDIKETLSDIVSKAGLTQLHTAETEKYAHVTFFFNGGKEEPKLNETRVLIPSPKVKTYDEMPQMSAYEVCDAVIKGVEFGHDFIVVNFANGDMVGHTGNFDAAVRAVEAVDECLSRIIKVAKENNYAYIQISDHGNCEAMQSESEGMLTNHTTFDVFCFVMADGVSKVANGGLSNVAPSVLKLMGLEIPEIMDKPLF